A window of Trueperaceae bacterium genomic DNA:
ACGACAGCGGCATGGGGCGCTGGACGGTGGACTTCGCGGTCGCCAACGCCGTCGCCATGCCGGCCGTGACCGCAGCCCTCTACGCCAGGTTCGCGAGCCGCGACGCCGACGCCTTCTCCAACCGCGCCGTGGCTGCGCTGCGCAACCGCTTCGGCGGTCACAAGACGAAGAAGGCATGATGCGGGCCGAGGAGGCGGGTAGCTCGGCCGCGCGTGACGCGGCTCGCGCCGCGGAGCCGGCGGTCAGGCGCGTCGAGCGCGAGGCCAGGCCGGGCGCCCCCGACAGCGTGTCGCGCGCGAAGCCGGCCCCGGCCTGCGCGTTCGTCATCTTCGGCGTCACGGGGGACCTCACGGGCCGCAAGCTCATCCCGGCGCTCTACCAGCTCGCCGCCAAGGGGGAGCTCAACGAGGGGAGCGTCATCGTCGGCCACGCTCGCCGCGAGATGACCGACGACGAGTTGCGCGCCTACCTCCGCGACAAGGTCGCGGCCGAGGTGCCCGACCTCGACGCGGGCGTGTGGGAGCGGTTGGCGGCGCGCATCAGCTACGTGCAGGGCGACTACGAGAGCGCGGACGGCTTCGTTCGCCTCGCGCAGAAGCTGGCCGGGCTGGACGTCGCCGGCACCATCTTCTACACGGCCACGCCGCCCGAGGTTTACGCCACCATCGCCCGTTCGCTGGCCGAGGCGGGGCTGGCGCGCCCCGCGCCCGGCAGGTTCGCCCGGCTGGTCGTCGAGAAGCCGTTCGGAACGGACGAGGCGTCCGCCAAGGAGCTGAACGCCCTCCTGCTCGAGCACTTCGACGAGTCGCAGCTGTTCCGCATCGACCATTACCTTGCGAAGGAGACGGCGCAGAACCTCGGCGTCCTGCGGTTCGCCAACAGCATGTTCGAGCCGGTATGGAACAACCGTTACGTCGACCACGTCCAGATCACGATGATCGAGCCCATGGGCATGGAGGGGCGCGGCCGCTTCTACGAGTCCGCCGGAGTGCTGCGCGACGTCTTCCAGAACCACCTGCTGCAGCTCCTGGCCCTGATGGCGATGGAGCCGCCCGTGCGCTTCGACGCCCGCGCCGTGCGCGACGAGAAGGTGAAGCTGTTCAGCGCCGTCAGCTGCCCCAGCCCGGCCGACACCGTCTTCGGGCAGTACGTGGCCGGCAACGGCGCGGTGGGGTACCGGCAGGAGAAGGACGTGGACCCGAACTCGAAGCAGGCCACCTACGCCGCCATGCAGTTGCGTGTAGAGAACTGGCGCTGGTCCGGGGTGCCCTTCTACCTGCGCTCCGGCAAGCGCCTAGAGGCCAAGGCCAGCGAGATCGTGCTGCAGTTCAAGGCGCCGCCTCACGTCCCGTTCGCGCTCAGCGCGCCGGTGCACGCCGACCGCCTCGTGATGCGCATCATGCCCGACGAGGGCATGACCATCCGCTTCAACGGGAAGCGGCCCGGCCAGAAGGTGGAACTCGACCGGATCGGCCTCGACTTCTCCTACGGGGAGAGCTTCGCGGGCGCCATCCCGGACGCCTACGAGACGTTGATACTCGACGTGATGAACGGCGACGCCACGCTCTTCATGCGCGCCGACGAGGTCGAGGCGCAGTGGCGCATCGTCGCCCCGGTCCTCGCCTACCTGGAGGAGCGGCGGCCGACCCCGGCCTTCTACGAGGCGGGTGGGCGCGGGCCGCAACAGGCCTACGCGCTGCTCGAATCCGCCGGACGCGAGTGGAAGAGGCCCGCGGGGGTGCGACGGGGCGGCTAGGGCGCGTGCTAGCGTGACCGCATGCGCAGGGTGCGGGTGGTGGGGGTGCCCATCGACCTCGGGGCCGGTCGCCGCGGGGTCGACATGGGTCCGAGCGCGATCCGCCTGGCGCGGCTGGCGCCGGTGCTGCGCGAACTGGGTCACGAGGTCGTCGACCTCGGCAACGTCGAGGCGCCCGTGGCGGAGGCGCACGAGCACCTCCTCACGCCCGCCGGTCCGCACCACGCCGACGTCATCGCGGCCGCCTGCGCCGCCACCCACGCCCGGCTCAGCGGCCTGCCGGCCGACGACTTCGTCGTCGCCCTCGGCGGCGACCACTCCATCAGCATGGGCACGGTGGCCGCGCTCGGGAGCCGCCAGGCGACGGGTTTGCTCTGGGTAGACGCCCACGCCGACGCCAACACCCCGGCGACGAGCCCGTCGGGGAACGTGCACGGGATGTCCGTGGCGCACCTGCTCGGGCTAGGCGACGCCAGGTTCCTGGACGTCTGGGGCGGCGGCGCCATGCTGCGCCCCGAGCACGTCGTCTACCTGGGACTCCGTAGCGTCGATCCCGGGGAACGCGCCCTCATCCGCGACCTGGGCATCACCGCCTACACCATGAAGGACGTGGACAACCGCGGCGTCGCCTACCTGGCGGCGGCGGCCCTCGAGCAGCTGGGCGGCCTGGGGCGCCTGCACGTCTCGTTCGACGCGGACTCGCTCGATCCCGCCATCGCGCCGGGGGTCGGCACGCCGGTTCCCGGCGGCCTCACCTACCGCGAGGCGCACCTCCTGATGGAGCTGCTGGCCGACTCTGGCGCGGTCACCTCGCTCGACTTGGTGGAGGTCAACCCGACCCTGGACCGCGCCAACGAGACGGCGGCCATCATGGTGGAGATGGCCGCCAGCCTGTTGGGCAAGCGCATCCTCTGACCCGGGGCCCTCCCGGCGCCCGGCGCCTCAGACCTGCGCCATCGCGGTGATCACCAGCGGCACGAGCCCGGTGAGGGCGGCGTCACCCGCCCTGATGGCCTCGCCTGCTCTGTGGAAGTTCAGCCAGTGGATGGGCGGCTTGGTGTGGACCTCGAAGCGGCGGCAGCCACCCGCGGCGCTCACGGCGCCGTCGGGCCCGGCCGTGGGTGCGCCACCACGCGCGGCGCCGGCCCAGCCTCCCGCCGCGAACGCCAGGGCCCGGCCGAGGCGTCCAACGGCGCCCTTCGGCGCGGCCGCGGCCGCCCGCGACTGCCAGCGCCGCGCGCCGTCCGAGGCGAGCACGCGCCGCGCCAAGCGGATGGCGCCCGAGTCCCCCGCCTCCATGCCGGCGCCGATGCCGATGGCGACATCGACGTCGAGGCCGTCGAGCGTGTCGAGGGGCACGGGCGAGCCGATGCCGCCATCGATCAGCCGCCGGCCGTCGACGAGCGCGGGGGCGAACACGCCGGGGATGGCCGTACTGGCCCGCAACGCCAGGGCGAGCGGCCCCGACTCGAGGAGCACCTGCTCGCCGCTATCGATGTCCGTGGTGACCACGACGAGCCGCTTCTCCAGGTCGGCGAACGACCGCCCCTCAAGCAGCCTGTCGAAGTAGGCCTCGAGGCGTTTGCCCTGGAACAGGGCGGCGCGGTGCAGGCCGAAGTCGGCGACGTACGGGAAGACGTCGCGGCGCCGCATCGACTCCGCCTGGCGCAGCAGCTCCGGCAGCGGCCTGCCGGTCGCGTAGAGCGCCCCGACGACGGCCCCGAAGCTGGTGCCGGCGATGACGTCGGGGACGAGTCCGTTACGTTCGAGGCTGGCGAGCGCGCCGAAGTGGGCGTAGCCACGGGCGCTGCCGCCGCCGAGGGCGACGCCGAGGCGCGGCGCGGGCCGAGGGCGTGGGGCGGCCACGGCGCCTTCGGTCGTGGCGAGGGCGCGCGCGGGACGACTGTCTGAGAACACGCGGCATGGTACGTCCTGGGAGATGAGCTCCATGTAACTTAGCTCGCGTCCCGCCCCCGGCCCGGGCGTGGCATGCTGCTTGCCATGGCTGAGCCGCGCCTG
This region includes:
- the zwf gene encoding glucose-6-phosphate dehydrogenase, producing MRAEEAGSSAARDAARAAEPAVRRVEREARPGAPDSVSRAKPAPACAFVIFGVTGDLTGRKLIPALYQLAAKGELNEGSVIVGHARREMTDDELRAYLRDKVAAEVPDLDAGVWERLAARISYVQGDYESADGFVRLAQKLAGLDVAGTIFYTATPPEVYATIARSLAEAGLARPAPGRFARLVVEKPFGTDEASAKELNALLLEHFDESQLFRIDHYLAKETAQNLGVLRFANSMFEPVWNNRYVDHVQITMIEPMGMEGRGRFYESAGVLRDVFQNHLLQLLALMAMEPPVRFDARAVRDEKVKLFSAVSCPSPADTVFGQYVAGNGAVGYRQEKDVDPNSKQATYAAMQLRVENWRWSGVPFYLRSGKRLEAKASEIVLQFKAPPHVPFALSAPVHADRLVMRIMPDEGMTIRFNGKRPGQKVELDRIGLDFSYGESFAGAIPDAYETLILDVMNGDATLFMRADEVEAQWRIVAPVLAYLEERRPTPAFYEAGGRGPQQAYALLESAGREWKRPAGVRRGG
- the rocF gene encoding arginase, whose protein sequence is MRRVRVVGVPIDLGAGRRGVDMGPSAIRLARLAPVLRELGHEVVDLGNVEAPVAEAHEHLLTPAGPHHADVIAAACAATHARLSGLPADDFVVALGGDHSISMGTVAALGSRQATGLLWVDAHADANTPATSPSGNVHGMSVAHLLGLGDARFLDVWGGGAMLRPEHVVYLGLRSVDPGERALIRDLGITAYTMKDVDNRGVAYLAAAALEQLGGLGRLHVSFDADSLDPAIAPGVGTPVPGGLTYREAHLLMELLADSGAVTSLDLVEVNPTLDRANETAAIMVEMAASLLGKRIL
- a CDS encoding patatin-like phospholipase family protein, with the protein product MFSDSRPARALATTEGAVAAPRPRPAPRLGVALGGGSARGYAHFGALASLERNGLVPDVIAGTSFGAVVGALYATGRPLPELLRQAESMRRRDVFPYVADFGLHRAALFQGKRLEAYFDRLLEGRSFADLEKRLVVVTTDIDSGEQVLLESGPLALALRASTAIPGVFAPALVDGRRLIDGGIGSPVPLDTLDGLDVDVAIGIGAGMEAGDSGAIRLARRVLASDGARRWQSRAAAAAPKGAVGRLGRALAFAAGGWAGAARGGAPTAGPDGAVSAAGGCRRFEVHTKPPIHWLNFHRAGEAIRAGDAALTGLVPLVITAMAQV